Proteins encoded by one window of Arachis ipaensis cultivar K30076 chromosome B04, Araip1.1, whole genome shotgun sequence:
- the LOC107636306 gene encoding uncharacterized protein LOC107636306 → MIAETTEQVKKIRDRIRTVQSRQKSYADQRQKPLEFEEGDHILERVGPVEYRMALPPHLSDLHDIFHVSQLRKYTPNASHVLEPESVQLKEDLMLLVTPVIIDDTSIKQLRGKEVSLVKVAWSRAGVEEHTWELESEMQTNYPHLFSGNRI, encoded by the exons atgatagctgagaccactgaacaagtcaagaaaatccgggATAGGATACGCACTGTGCAGAGTCGTCAGAAAAGTTACGCAGATCAGAGgcagaagcccttggaatttgaggaaggagaccat ATCCTGGAGAGGGTTGGACCGGTGGagtatcggatggctctaccacctcacctTTCGGACCTGCACGACatatttcacgtgtcgcagcttcggaagtatactcctaATGCTAGCCATGTGCTAGAACCTGAATCTGTTCAGTTGAAAGAAGATTTGATGCTTCTAGTGACTCCGGTCATAATTgacgatactagtatcaaacaaTTGCGTGGGAAAGAGGTTTCGttagtcaaagtggcatggagtcgagcCGGTGTTgaggagcacacttgggaactcgAGTCGGAGATGCAAACTAATTacccgcacttattctcaggaaACCGAATTTAA